GCCGGTTTGTGACCGGAGTGGGCTCCGCGCTTTATTTCGTCAATGTGTTGGCGTTTGCGGTGGGGGTGCTGGCGGTGGTGGGGGTGCTGATCTTTTCGCTGGTGGTGGGGCTGTGGGCTCTGGTGATCCTGAAGGCCTTGCTCATCGCGTTCTACGTGCCGCGGGCTTGGCGGTGGTTGCGGCGCAATCGGGAGCGCGACTTCGACCCGCGCGACGTGCCGACGGCGGTCGTGCCGGTGTGAACATAGCTTGGGCGTAGCATGCAAGTTGCTGGGGCCGGCGCGTCGACGAGCGGAATGCGCCGTCGATGAGTTATGACGATCGCCGCGCTCCTCATCATCGCCACCACCCTTTACTTCATCTTCAAGCAGGCCGACGTCCGCATGGTGCTCTTCGCCGGCGGTCTCGCGCTGGCGACGCTGGCGTTGCAACCGCTGGTGGTCTTCGAGGCCTTCATGCGCGAGATCGGCAACGGCAAGACGATCGGTCCGATATGTTCGGCGATGGGGTATTCCTTCGTGTTGCGGGCAACGGGGTGTGACCGCGCCATGATCAGTCGGCTGCTGCATCCGTTGCGGCGGGCGGGCTGGCTGTTGTTGCCGGGGGGATGCGCAGTGGCGTTTTTGACCAACATCGCGATCAACAGTCAGACCGCGGCCGCGGCGGCGGTGGGGCCCATTCTGCTGCCCTTGCTGCGGGCGGCCGGGTTTCCGGCCATCGTGGCGGCGAGTTGTCTGCTGCTCGGGACCTCCTGTGGCAACCTGTGCAATCCGGGCGAGGCCGATCTGGTGGCGTTGCATGATGCCAGCGGGGCGGGCATGGCGCAGATTCTCGGCGTGATGTTGCCGGCGGTGCTGGCGGGTTTTGCGGTGATGGTGGCGACCTTCACCTGGCAGGAGCGCAACTCGCTGCAGCGCGCGGTGACTGCGACGGAGACAGACGAGTTCGCGGCCATCGATACGCCGCGGTGGAAGGCCTTCATGCCGCCGCTGCCGGTGGTGATGATCTTCGTCCTGCTGCCGGGTTTTCTCTTCGACCATCTGCCGCCGCCGTTTGAGAAGGGCTTGCCGGTGCCCTACGCCATGTTGATCGCGCTCATCGTGCTGCTGGTGCTGAGTCGCAGGGATCTTTCGGCGGTGGTGAAGACCTTTTTTGAAGGCATGGGCAGCGGCTTTGCGCAGGTGATTTCGCTGATCGTGACGGCGAGCTGTTTCATCGCGGGCATCACGGCGGCGGGGCTGACGGACAAGCTGGTGGCCTTTGCGGCCGAGAGCGGCGCGTGGGGGCGGGTGGCCGCGGCGGTCTTTCCGGGCGCGCTGGCGGTCGTGACCGGGTCGGGCACCGGACCGAGTGTGGCCTTTACCAAAGCGATCGTGCCGGCGCTGAGCGCGACGGATCTCCACCTGAGCCTTGATCTTGGCGCGCTGGGCGCGATCGCGGCCAATTACGGACGCACGGTTTCGCCGGTGGCCGCAGTGGTGTTGTTTGTGACTTCGCTGGCAGGCGTGGAGATCGCGCCGACATTTCGGCGGCTGGCGCTGCCGTTGCTGGCGGGCTTCGTGGTGGCGTTTGGCGTGGTGTGGATGGTCGAGTGACCGCGTGAGGCAGGCACAAAAAAGCCCCGCCGGAAGTGGCGGGACTTTGGAAGAGGGAAGGAAGCGAAGTGGCTTACTTGGCGTCCGCGACGGCGGCCTGGGCGGCGGCGAGGCGGGCGACCGGCACCCGCCTTCGCATGAAGCTCCGGCGGGCAGGCGCGGTTTGTTTATTTGCTGTCGGCAACCGCCGCTTGCGCGGCAGCCAAACGCGCCACGGGGACGCGATACGGGCTGCAGGACACGTAGGCGAGGCCGAGCTTGTGGCAGAACTTCACGGAGTCCGGATCACCACCGTGCTCACCGCAGATGCCGAGCTTGATGCCCGGGCGGGTCGCACGGCCCTTCTCGATCGCGACCTGCATGAGCTGGCCGACACCGTTCTGGTCGATCGAAGCGAAGGGGTTGCGCGGGAGGATTTCCGCCTCGGCGTAAGGCGCGAGGAAGGAACCGGAGTCGTCACGCGACATACCGAGGGTGGTCTGGGTGAGGTCGTTGGTGCCGAAGGAGAAGAACTCCGCGGTCTTGGCGACTTCGTCGGCGGTGAGGGCGCCGCGGGGAACTTCGATCATGGTGCCGACGGAGTAGGCGACCTTGGTCTTCTGTTCCTTCATGACGGCCTTGGCCTCGGCGTGCACCGTGGCGACCTGGATCTCGAGCTCTTTGCCGAAGCCGATGAGCGGGATCATGATCTCGGGCTTGGTCTTGATGCCCTTCTTCTTGGCCTGGATGGCGGCCTCGATGACAGCGCGGGTCTGCATGCGGGTGATCTCCGGGTAGCAGATACCGAGACGGCAGCCACGGAATCCGAGCATCGGGTTGAACTCATGGAGCTCAGCCACGCGGGACATGATGTCCTCGACGGGGATGTTCAGCTTGTGGGCGAGATCGAGCTGCTGCTCCTTGGTGTGGGGCAGGAATTCGTGCAGAGGCGGATCGAGGAAGCGGATGGTCGCCGGGAAGCCCTTGAGGGCCTTGAAGATGCCGAAGAAGTCCTTGCGCTGGAAGGGCAGGAGCTTCGCGAGGGCGGCTTCGCGGGCCTCGGTGTTGCGGGCGAGGATCATCTCGCGCATGGCGTCGATGCGGTCACCCTCGAAGAACATGTGTTCGGTGCGGGTGAGGCCGATGCCGACGGCGCCGAAGGCGATGGCCTGCTCGGTCTGCTCGGGAGTGTCGGCATTGGTGCGAACCTGGAGCTTGGTGACCTTTTTGCACCAGTCCATGAGCTGCACGAAGTTCTTATAGGTGCCGCTCTTCTGGGCCTTCTTGTTGCCCTTGATGAGGCCTTGGATGACCTCGGACGGAGCGGTCGGAACCTCGCCGGAGAACACGGCGCCGGAGGTGCCGTCGATGGAGAGGAAGTCGCCTTCCTTCCACTGGGCCTTGCCGACGGAGAGGGTGCGGGCGTCGTAGTCGACCTGCAGGGCGGCGGCGCCGCAGACGCAGACCTTACCCATCTGACGGGCGACGAGCGCGGCGTGGGAGGACACACCACCGCGGGCGGTGAGGATACCCTCGGCAGCGATCATACCGCGAAGGTCTTCCGGAGAGGTCTCGACGCGGACGAGGAGCACCTTCTGGCCCTTGGCGGCGGCTTCGGCGGCGCGGTCGGCGTTGAAGTAGATCTTGCCGGAGGCGGCACCCGGGCCGGCGGGCAGACCGACGGCGATCTGCTTGGCGGCCTTGGCGGCCTTGGCGTCGAAGATCGGGGCGAGGACCTGCTCGAGCTGGTCGGCCGGCACGCGGTTCACGGCGGTCTTCCAGTCGATGAGCTTCTCTTTCACCATTTCGCAAGCGATGCGGACGGCGGCGACGCCGGTGCGCTTACCGTTGCGGGTCTGGAGCATGTAGACCTTGCCTTCCTGGATGGTGAACTCGAAGTCCTGCATGTCCTTGAAGTGGGACTCGAGGACCTTGCGGATGCGCTCCAGCTCCTTGAGGGAGGAGGGCTGCTTCTTGGCGAGGAGGGCGACGGGGTCCGGGGTGCGGACACCGGCGACGACGTCTTCGCCCTGGGCGTTCATGAGGAACTCGCCGTAGAACACCTTCTCACCGGTGGCGGGGTCGCGGGTGAAGGCGACGCCGGAGCCGGACTCTTCGCCGGTGTTGCCGAAGACCATGGCCTGCACGTTGACGGCCGTGCCCCACTCGGCGGGGATGTTGTATTTGCGGCGGTAGACGATGGCGCGGTCGTTCATCCAGGAGCCGAACACGGCACCGATGGCGCCTTGGAGCTGCTCCCACGGGCTGGTCGGGAAATCCTTACCGGTGCGCTCCTTCACCAGCTTCTTGAAGCGGGCGATAACTTCCTGGAGCTGCTCGGCGCTGAAGGCGGTGTCTTCGGCATCGGCGTCGCCGAGGAGCTCGGCCTTGGCGTGCTCGATGACCATCTCGAACGGCTCGTGGTCTTCATTCGGGCGCTTCTGCACGCCGAGCACCACGTCGCCATACATCTGAATGAAGCGGCGGTAGCAGTCCCACGCGAAGCGCGGGTTGTTGGTGGCCTTCTCGAGGGCGACGACGGTCTCGTCGTTGAGGCCGAGGTTGAGAATGGTGTCCATCATGCCCGGCATGGAATCGCGGGCGCCGGAGCGCACGGCGACGAGCAGCGGGAAGCCGGAGGCGTCACCGAACTTGGTGCCCATGCTCTTCTCCATCTTGGCGATGCCCTCTTCGATCTGGGCCTGGAGCTCCTTCGGGTATTTACGACCGTTGTCGTAGAAGTAGGTGCAGACCTCGGTGGTGACCGTGAAGCCAGCCGGGACCGGGAGGCCGATGCGGCTCATCTCGGCGAGGTTAGCGCCCTTGCCGCCGAGGAGGTTCTTCATCGTGGAATTACCGTCGGCTTTGCCATCGCCCCACGAGTAAACGTATTTGGGGGCCTTGGCGGCGGACTTCTTCGTAGCCGGGGCCTTCTTCACGGCCTTGGCGGTTTTCTTAACCGCTTTTTTGGCGGTCTTTTTGGCTTGGGTTTTAGCTGCCATGTTTGGATCAGGTATTGAGAGAAAACGGAGACGTCCTCCAGAGACACAAAGGTTCAGCGAATAGGGGAGGAAGGCGGACTGTCAACGCCTGCTTGGTGCCAGAAGCAGGCGTAATGCGGCCGAAGAGCTCAGGGTGTAGCGGGGCACGGGCCGAAAACAAACGCGCCGACCACAGGGTGATCGGCGCGGTTAACGGGATGAACAATCGGGGCCTCAGGCGCCGCCACCGAGGGCGGCGTAGAGGGCGGCGAGGTTGCTGGCCGAGGTGAGGCGCGCTTGGATGAGCGCCTGCTGGGCGGCGAAGTGTTCCTGTTGCGCGAGGAGCACGTTGAGGTAGGGATCCACGCCGGCGTCGAAGCGAGATTGTGACAATTCGAGACGTTTGGCGGCGGCTTTCACGCGGGCGCTTTGGGCATCGATCTGCACGCCGATGGAGCGGCGCACGGCGAGCGCATCGGCGACTTCCCGGAAGGCGGTTTGGATGGCGCTCTGGTAGTTCACGATCTCGATGCGCTTTTCGACGTTGGCGATGTTCAGGCGGGCGCGGTTGGCGCCGGCGGCGAAGATCGGCACGGTGATCGAGGGCGTGAAGGCCCAGGTCTTGGAGCCGGAGGAGAACAGGCCGTCGAGATCCGCGCTGGCGGTGCCGGCGTTGGCGGTGAGGCGGATCGACGGGAAGAAGGCCGCGCGGGCGATGCCGATGTTGGCATTGGCGGCGATCAGGGTCTGTTCGGCGGCGAGGATGTCGGGCCGGCGGGTGAGCAGCTCGGCGGGCAGGCCGGCGGGCGGATCGCCGACGGGCGTGGCGGACGCGAGGGAGGTCGCGGCCGGTAGGTCGTCGGGGAGCGGGGTGCCCACGAGCAGGGTGAGGGCGTTGTGGGCCTGGTCACGCTGTTGCTCGAGTTCGGCGAGGGTGGCCCGAACGGATTCGCGTTGGGCTTCGGCGGTGCGCAGGTCGAGCTCGGAGGCGACGCCGGCATCGAAGGACTGTTGATTGAGCTCAAAGGTCTCGTTGGCGGCGGTGAGCGTCTGCTGGGCGAGCTCCACCTGTTCGTCGAGCGCGAGGACGGTGTAGGCCTGGCGGGCGACGGACGAGATGAGGATGAGGCGCGCGCTGCGAGCGGCTTCTTCGGTGGCGAAGAACTGGGCGCGGGCCTGATCGCGCAGGCTCGCGACGCGGCCGAAGAAATCGACCTCGTAGGAGGGGATCTCGGCGACGACGGCGTAGGTCGACGACGTGCGCGGAGCGCCGGTGC
This portion of the Actomonas aquatica genome encodes:
- a CDS encoding efflux transporter outer membrane subunit, whose amino-acid sequence is MTKRLFLPLATSLGLLAGCSLAPKYERPVADIAATYPGVATAVETQTDPAAAWGNRTEFFGDARINAIIDLALEHNTDLQVATLNVERVRALYNIQRTALIPTLNVDGSGSRQRTPGDVNGTGAPRTSSTYAVVAEIPSYEVDFFGRVASLRDQARAQFFATEEAARSARLILISSVARQAYTVLALDEQVELAQQTLTAANETFELNQQSFDAGVASELDLRTAEAQRESVRATLAELEQQRDQAHNALTLLVGTPLPDDLPAATSLASATPVGDPPAGLPAELLTRRPDILAAEQTLIAANANIGIARAAFFPSIRLTANAGTASADLDGLFSSGSKTWAFTPSITVPIFAAGANRARLNIANVEKRIEIVNYQSAIQTAFREVADALAVRRSIGVQIDAQSARVKAAAKRLELSQSRFDAGVDPYLNVLLAQQEHFAAQQALIQARLTSASNLAALYAALGGGA
- the ppdK gene encoding pyruvate, phosphate dikinase, whose translation is MAAKTQAKKTAKKAVKKTAKAVKKAPATKKSAAKAPKYVYSWGDGKADGNSTMKNLLGGKGANLAEMSRIGLPVPAGFTVTTEVCTYFYDNGRKYPKELQAQIEEGIAKMEKSMGTKFGDASGFPLLVAVRSGARDSMPGMMDTILNLGLNDETVVALEKATNNPRFAWDCYRRFIQMYGDVVLGVQKRPNEDHEPFEMVIEHAKAELLGDADAEDTAFSAEQLQEVIARFKKLVKERTGKDFPTSPWEQLQGAIGAVFGSWMNDRAIVYRRKYNIPAEWGTAVNVQAMVFGNTGEESGSGVAFTRDPATGEKVFYGEFLMNAQGEDVVAGVRTPDPVALLAKKQPSSLKELERIRKVLESHFKDMQDFEFTIQEGKVYMLQTRNGKRTGVAAVRIACEMVKEKLIDWKTAVNRVPADQLEQVLAPIFDAKAAKAAKQIAVGLPAGPGAASGKIYFNADRAAEAAAKGQKVLLVRVETSPEDLRGMIAAEGILTARGGVSSHAALVARQMGKVCVCGAAALQVDYDARTLSVGKAQWKEGDFLSIDGTSGAVFSGEVPTAPSEVIQGLIKGNKKAQKSGTYKNFVQLMDWCKKVTKLQVRTNADTPEQTEQAIAFGAVGIGLTRTEHMFFEGDRIDAMREMILARNTEAREAALAKLLPFQRKDFFGIFKALKGFPATIRFLDPPLHEFLPHTKEQQLDLAHKLNIPVEDIMSRVAELHEFNPMLGFRGCRLGICYPEITRMQTRAVIEAAIQAKKKGIKTKPEIMIPLIGFGKELEIQVATVHAEAKAVMKEQKTKVAYSVGTMIEVPRGALTADEVAKTAEFFSFGTNDLTQTTLGMSRDDSGSFLAPYAEAEILPRNPFASIDQNGVGQLMQVAIEKGRATRPGIKLGICGEHGGDPDSVKFCHKLGLAYVSCSPYRVPVARLAAAQAAVADSK
- the dcuC gene encoding C4-dicarboxylate transporter DcuC, translated to MTIAALLIIATTLYFIFKQADVRMVLFAGGLALATLALQPLVVFEAFMREIGNGKTIGPICSAMGYSFVLRATGCDRAMISRLLHPLRRAGWLLLPGGCAVAFLTNIAINSQTAAAAAVGPILLPLLRAAGFPAIVAASCLLLGTSCGNLCNPGEADLVALHDASGAGMAQILGVMLPAVLAGFAVMVATFTWQERNSLQRAVTATETDEFAAIDTPRWKAFMPPLPVVMIFVLLPGFLFDHLPPPFEKGLPVPYAMLIALIVLLVLSRRDLSAVVKTFFEGMGSGFAQVISLIVTASCFIAGITAAGLTDKLVAFAAESGAWGRVAAAVFPGALAVVTGSGTGPSVAFTKAIVPALSATDLHLSLDLGALGAIAANYGRTVSPVAAVVLFVTSLAGVEIAPTFRRLALPLLAGFVVAFGVVWMVE